In a genomic window of Lycium ferocissimum isolate CSIRO_LF1 chromosome 9, AGI_CSIRO_Lferr_CH_V1, whole genome shotgun sequence:
- the LOC132031687 gene encoding secreted RxLR effector protein 161-like, giving the protein MVVRSLEVSKDPFRPQEENEELLGPEVPYLSAIGALMYLANATRHDIAFSVNLLARYSSSPTRRHWNGIKHILRYLKGTSDMGLFYTNKGSTDLVGYADAGYLSDPHKARSQTGYLIYIRKSLLYHGDRQNGPLLLLLQIIFEIIAIHEASRECVWLRSVIHFIRERCGLKCDTKIPTVLYEDNAVCITQLKGGFIKGDRTKHISPKLFFTHDLRKKW; this is encoded by the coding sequence ATGGTTGTTCGCTCACTTGAAGTGAGCAAAGATCCATTCCGACCTCAGGAAGAAAACGAAGAGCTACTTGGGcctgaagtaccatatcttagtgCAATAGGTGCACTTATGTATCTTGCTAATGCTACAAGACACGACATAGCATTTTCTGTTAATTTGCTAGCAAGATATAGCTCTTCTCCTACACGGAGGCATTGGAACGGGATTAAGCATATATTGCGATATCTGAAGGGAACTAGCGATATGGGTCTGTTTTATACTAACAAAGGTAGTACAGATCTTGTTGGTTATGCAGATGCAGGTTATTTATCTGATCCACATAAAGCTCGATCTCAAACAGGCTATCTCATTTACATACGGAAATCTTTGCTATATCATGGCGATCGACAAAACGGTCCATTGTTGCTACTTCTTCAAATCATCTTTGAGATAATCgctattcatgaagcaagtaGAGAATGTGTGTGGTTGAGATCAGTGATCCATTTCATTAGAGAAAGATGTGGCTTGAAGTGTGATACAAAAATACCCACAGTATTATATGAAGACAATGCTGTATGCATAACTCAACTAAAAGGGGGCTtcataaaaggagatagaacgaagcacatttcaccaaagttattcTTCACACACGATCTTCGTAAAAAATGGTGA